In Gimesia chilikensis, one DNA window encodes the following:
- a CDS encoding efflux RND transporter periplasmic adaptor subunit has protein sequence MKSRVITIMVILILLVGIGIYWKQNQSNTVAETAAPDTGSAVETANEDAPSEVALSEEKMKNIQLTVAPVKRQPLSQIRMVPGRLQYDDRKHVSVKAPADGVLVEVRVKTGDEVKEGQVLAVLNSPEIGTARADLLQRTAEYELAQKQFGWKNEIQSNVQKLVDALLSKQPMPEIEKEFANEKLGDYRSQLLPAYSRYLLAEMINSKSAPLAKSGAISLQSLKRRETEMQDARADLKSLCEQSIYDVKLERDREQARVNDAEHRMTISRQNLEALMGSSVDPGSKELKAAEKLSRLEVIAPFSGTIEDRTFSRSERVNRSDVLFTLAQTDTLWVAADIRESDWAAISLTGSQELQVKVNSFPDEIFPARLYYLGRSVSPVTNSVPLIAEIKNPDGKLRPGMFVQVLIPGKQKSDVITVPARAVLDDAQQEFVFVKTSDRSFRRVDIQSGLKTEDWVEVQNGLTEGEQVVDEGAFTLKSELLLEREE, from the coding sequence ATGAAATCGCGAGTTATTACCATCATGGTCATTCTGATTCTGCTCGTCGGAATCGGAATATACTGGAAACAAAATCAGTCGAACACAGTGGCAGAAACAGCTGCTCCTGATACCGGTTCTGCAGTCGAAACTGCAAACGAAGATGCGCCCTCGGAAGTGGCCCTCTCTGAAGAGAAAATGAAAAACATTCAACTGACGGTGGCCCCTGTGAAACGACAGCCACTGAGTCAGATTCGCATGGTTCCCGGGCGGTTGCAGTATGACGACCGCAAACATGTCTCAGTCAAAGCACCCGCTGATGGTGTGCTGGTGGAAGTTCGTGTGAAAACGGGAGATGAGGTCAAGGAAGGTCAGGTGCTGGCAGTCCTGAACAGTCCCGAGATCGGAACCGCGCGCGCCGACCTGTTGCAGCGGACAGCTGAGTACGAACTGGCCCAGAAACAGTTCGGCTGGAAAAATGAAATCCAGAGCAATGTACAGAAACTGGTCGATGCTCTACTCAGTAAGCAGCCGATGCCGGAGATCGAAAAAGAGTTCGCGAACGAGAAACTGGGAGACTACCGGTCCCAACTGCTCCCCGCATATTCACGCTATCTGCTGGCTGAAATGATCAATTCAAAATCCGCACCCCTGGCGAAATCGGGAGCAATTTCTCTGCAGTCATTGAAGCGGCGCGAAACTGAAATGCAGGATGCACGGGCCGATCTGAAATCCCTGTGCGAACAGTCGATCTACGATGTCAAACTGGAACGCGATCGAGAACAGGCACGCGTCAATGATGCAGAACATCGCATGACCATCAGTCGTCAGAACCTGGAAGCCCTGATGGGATCGTCCGTCGATCCCGGCAGTAAAGAGCTCAAGGCTGCGGAGAAACTCTCCCGGCTGGAAGTCATCGCCCCTTTCAGTGGAACCATTGAAGACCGTACTTTCAGCAGGTCCGAACGCGTCAATCGGTCCGATGTACTGTTCACACTGGCGCAGACCGACACGCTCTGGGTGGCCGCCGATATCCGTGAATCGGACTGGGCAGCGATTTCACTGACGGGCAGCCAGGAACTGCAGGTGAAAGTCAATTCGTTTCCCGATGAGATATTCCCGGCGCGACTGTACTACCTGGGACGTTCGGTTTCACCGGTGACCAATTCGGTGCCGTTGATTGCAGAGATCAAAAATCCGGATGGCAAACTGCGTCCCGGAATGTTCGTCCAGGTTCTGATTCCCGGCAAGCAGAAGTCCGATGTGATTACGGTCCCGGCGCGGGCAGTTCTGGATGACGCGCAGCAGGAATTTGTCTTCGTCAAAACATCCGATCGTTCATTTCGACGTGTTGATATTCAGTCAGGCTTGAAAACGGAAGACTGGGTGGAAGTTCAGAATGGTCTTACGGAAGGTGAGCAGGTTGTGGATGAGGGGGCGTTTACCCTCAAGTCCGAACTACTGCTGGAACGGGAAGAATAA
- a CDS encoding mechanosensitive ion channel domain-containing protein yields MFCRSRLRTSCLPVAIVLLALTGFISSSYSQVPKKPAPANGSDSTTTTEEPQITSESIQKRIDQIKNIKDLTEDNQKKAGEFYSQALANLKKAEDLKVATGRYAEDAKNAMQRLNQVKQEIENLNKEPAPSFNHIQDLPKLQQMLVQEEANLEQFKQQQANWDEQITGRVNRQKEILTRIAEIDNKISDLDKQLALPAPADEPAIVTDARKTELKTRISLLKTEKPALRAEQSSYEAEEAVGYPRVRQDFLKLQTQKKSEEVEALKKQIAKRRNIESEMRVQEARDEVFATNPLLQPLAEKNQQYAEDIQALNHKIQSVDQKYSQTSKILDELKKQFTQTKEKETSIGLTGPIGLLLRNQQSSLPDIETRKLSIEKRAKEIDEVHLRLFELDDEWSEFPSAETVTDNIIKDSKRKLSDIEKANLKSIVEETLAKQKEYLDTLIRSNNAYFNKLMDLDVAETQLVKQTEEYADYIQERVFWIKSSPPISFAEAKQIPNSLSWLLSPTHWKQLLEAIQQDIITNPIIYATGIFCFISLLYLAYNVRQQLRIINKEIIRSSFRKFGITARVAFLTMFIAIVWPGFIWFFAWRLGSGLETPPFVKAVDYSLKQVAWLLFFWELIRQICRPLGLGESHFGWYKQTVLYVRKNIRWVIPISVPLLFVTLVLHGKEVDRTQDLLERLFFVALLVTYTIFARRVFHPRSGLFQSIMNYNQEVWYDRLKYLVYFLALAVPCGLIILSLIGFYFTAMSLFHLIFLTLWLFLGVILFRAILLRWILIHHRQLSHKLNQERLEALRKENQESSTPESNIAGITTEEENPADLTKISAQIKRLVNACMLVILLLGAFGIWGDVMPAFNRLDSFKLWSTQVQVEEEVENPEGGTTTKVIDRLEPVTYLDVALALIYALFAVIATRNIPGLLEFLVLQRLPLDSSVKYATTSLARYVVALIGIFVVFNALGLGWSKLQWLATALTFGLGFGLQEIFANFVSGLILLIERPIRVGDIITVDEITGIVSRIRMRATTITNWDRKEYIVPNRDFITGKLLNWTLTDSVNRVTITVGVAYGTDTNRATDLAMKILMDHPQVLEDPAPSITFESFGDSTLNLILRAYLPDLDNRLLAIHQIHTAIHEQFNAADIEIAFPQRDVHLFYGDKPVMIPPPELPGPETTENTETS; encoded by the coding sequence ATGTTCTGTCGTTCTCGTTTGCGGACATCCTGCCTGCCTGTTGCCATCGTTCTGTTAGCGCTGACTGGATTTATCTCCAGTTCCTACTCCCAGGTGCCCAAGAAACCGGCTCCTGCCAATGGTAGCGATTCAACGACCACAACTGAAGAACCTCAGATCACCAGTGAGTCGATTCAGAAACGGATCGACCAGATCAAAAACATCAAAGATCTGACAGAGGACAACCAGAAAAAAGCCGGAGAGTTCTACAGCCAGGCACTGGCCAACCTTAAAAAGGCAGAAGACCTTAAGGTGGCTACCGGTCGTTATGCCGAAGATGCTAAAAATGCGATGCAGCGGCTGAATCAGGTTAAGCAGGAAATTGAAAACCTCAATAAAGAACCTGCGCCCTCGTTCAACCATATACAGGATCTACCCAAGTTGCAACAAATGCTGGTTCAAGAGGAGGCGAATCTGGAGCAGTTCAAACAGCAACAGGCCAACTGGGATGAACAGATCACCGGACGGGTAAATCGGCAGAAAGAGATCCTGACCCGCATCGCCGAGATTGATAACAAAATCAGCGACCTTGATAAACAGTTGGCACTCCCCGCTCCGGCTGATGAACCGGCTATCGTCACCGACGCCCGTAAAACTGAGCTGAAAACCCGCATCAGCCTGCTGAAAACTGAAAAGCCGGCACTGAGAGCCGAGCAGTCTTCGTACGAGGCTGAGGAGGCCGTCGGTTATCCCCGCGTGAGGCAGGACTTTCTGAAACTACAGACTCAGAAGAAATCTGAAGAGGTAGAGGCCCTCAAGAAACAGATTGCCAAACGCCGCAACATCGAATCGGAAATGCGGGTACAGGAAGCCCGGGATGAAGTCTTCGCGACCAATCCGTTGCTGCAACCCCTGGCCGAAAAAAACCAGCAATACGCCGAAGACATTCAAGCCCTGAACCACAAAATTCAATCGGTCGATCAGAAGTATTCCCAGACCAGTAAAATACTGGATGAGCTCAAAAAGCAGTTTACCCAGACCAAAGAAAAAGAGACCTCCATCGGTCTGACCGGACCGATTGGGTTACTCCTGCGAAACCAGCAGTCTTCCCTGCCCGATATAGAGACGCGAAAGCTGAGCATCGAGAAACGCGCCAAAGAAATCGACGAAGTTCACCTGCGGCTGTTTGAGCTGGATGATGAATGGTCAGAATTCCCCTCTGCTGAAACCGTCACAGACAACATTATCAAGGACAGCAAGCGAAAGCTGTCTGATATCGAAAAAGCAAATCTCAAGAGCATTGTCGAAGAGACACTGGCCAAACAGAAAGAGTACCTGGATACGCTGATCCGCAGTAACAACGCGTATTTCAACAAACTGATGGACCTCGACGTTGCAGAAACGCAACTGGTCAAGCAGACGGAAGAATATGCCGACTACATTCAGGAACGGGTCTTCTGGATCAAAAGTTCGCCTCCGATCTCGTTTGCCGAAGCGAAGCAGATTCCGAACTCCCTGAGCTGGTTACTTTCTCCAACACACTGGAAGCAGTTACTCGAAGCCATCCAGCAGGATATCATCACCAATCCCATCATCTATGCGACCGGGATTTTCTGTTTTATCAGTTTGCTCTACCTCGCGTACAATGTGCGTCAACAGTTGCGGATCATCAACAAGGAAATTATTCGCAGTAGTTTTCGCAAATTTGGAATCACCGCGCGCGTTGCCTTTCTGACGATGTTCATCGCGATCGTCTGGCCGGGATTCATCTGGTTTTTCGCCTGGCGTCTGGGAAGTGGCCTCGAGACGCCCCCTTTTGTCAAAGCCGTCGATTACAGTTTGAAGCAAGTCGCCTGGCTGCTGTTTTTCTGGGAATTGATCCGCCAGATCTGTCGTCCCCTGGGTCTTGGGGAATCACACTTTGGCTGGTATAAGCAGACCGTGCTCTATGTCAGGAAAAATATTCGCTGGGTGATTCCCATCTCTGTTCCGCTCCTGTTTGTGACGCTGGTCCTGCATGGCAAAGAAGTCGATCGCACCCAGGATCTGCTGGAGCGGCTGTTCTTCGTCGCATTACTGGTAACGTATACGATCTTTGCCCGCCGGGTATTCCATCCCCGCTCCGGTCTCTTCCAGTCGATTATGAACTACAATCAGGAAGTCTGGTACGACCGACTAAAATATCTGGTCTATTTCCTGGCCCTGGCCGTTCCCTGCGGCCTGATCATTTTATCTCTGATCGGTTTCTATTTTACGGCGATGAGCCTGTTCCACCTGATCTTCCTGACGCTCTGGCTCTTCCTGGGCGTGATCCTGTTCCGTGCGATCCTGTTGCGCTGGATTCTGATCCATCATCGCCAGTTAAGTCATAAACTGAACCAGGAACGACTGGAAGCACTCCGTAAAGAGAATCAGGAATCGTCGACACCTGAGTCCAACATTGCCGGGATTACGACCGAAGAAGAAAACCCGGCTGACCTGACAAAGATCTCCGCCCAGATCAAACGACTGGTTAATGCGTGTATGCTGGTGATTCTGCTGCTGGGCGCCTTCGGGATCTGGGGGGACGTGATGCCCGCCTTCAATCGACTCGACTCGTTCAAGCTCTGGTCCACGCAGGTCCAGGTCGAAGAAGAAGTTGAAAACCCCGAAGGTGGCACAACAACAAAAGTTATAGACCGACTGGAACCGGTCACTTATCTCGATGTCGCCCTGGCACTGATTTATGCCCTGTTTGCCGTGATCGCCACCCGGAACATTCCAGGACTTTTGGAGTTCCTGGTGCTGCAAAGGCTCCCCCTGGACTCCTCCGTGAAATATGCGACGACCAGTCTGGCCCGTTACGTCGTGGCGCTCATCGGTATTTTTGTTGTCTTCAACGCACTTGGCCTGGGATGGTCGAAACTGCAATGGCTGGCGACCGCCCTGACCTTCGGTCTCGGTTTTGGCCTGCAGGAAATCTTCGCCAACTTTGTTTCGGGTTTGATTCTGCTGATCGAGCGGCCGATTCGAGTGGGTGATATTATCACCGTGGATGAGATCACGGGGATTGTTTCTCGAATCCGGATGCGGGCGACCACCATTACCAACTGGGACCGCAAGGAATACATCGTTCCCAACCGGGACTTCATTACCGGTAAACTCCTGAACTGGACGCTGACCGATTCGGTCAACCGTGTGACGATTACCGTCGGGGTCGCCTATGGAACCGACACGAATCGGGCCACCGATCTGGCAATGAAGATCCTGATGGATCATCCACAGGTCCTGGAGGATCCGGCTCCGAGTATCACCTTTGAATCATTCGGCGACAGTACGCTGAATCTGATCCTGAGAGCCTACCTGCCTGACCTTGATAACAGGCTGCTGGCGATTCACCAGATTCATACTGCCATCCACGAACAGTTCAATGCCGCCGACATTGAAATCGCCTTCCCACAACGGGACGTGCATCTGTTCTACGGTGATAAACCGGTGATGATTCCTCCGCCGGAACTGCCGGGACCCGAAACCACTGAGAACACGGAAACCAGTTGA
- a CDS encoding YiiD C-terminal domain-containing protein, which produces MLDYDAEEVTAYLHEHIPITRAMQLEVMPPEPDRLRLLARLKPNLNHQETAFGGSIASLGILAGWTLIHLRLHSSERRYKIVIHKSEIEFQRPIEADFEGTCLFPEEPVWETFLASLQRKGRARIELNPQVMVNGKVAATIKGNFVIRELSDV; this is translated from the coding sequence ATGCTTGACTATGATGCTGAGGAAGTGACTGCTTATTTGCATGAGCATATTCCAATCACCCGCGCCATGCAGCTGGAAGTCATGCCTCCTGAACCGGATCGCCTGCGGCTGCTGGCCCGGTTGAAGCCGAACCTGAATCACCAGGAGACCGCCTTTGGAGGCAGCATTGCCAGTCTAGGAATCCTGGCCGGCTGGACCCTGATCCATCTGCGTCTACATAGTTCTGAACGCAGATATAAAATCGTGATTCACAAAAGCGAAATCGAGTTCCAGCGCCCCATCGAGGCCGACTTTGAAGGGACATGCCTGTTCCCTGAGGAGCCCGTCTGGGAAACATTCCTGGCGTCTCTGCAGCGGAAAGGCAGAGCCCGGATTGAACTTAACCCCCAGGTAATGGTCAACGGCAAGGTTGCCGCGACCATTAAGGGGAACTTCGTTATTCGGGAATTGTCAGACGTCTGA
- a CDS encoding alpha/beta hydrolase: protein MALTTRTFGPLSCQIYDQLPAETKPQIIVVVSHGFGAPGDDLVPLGPEILRQNAALADKVQFVFPAAPLSLIEMGIPGGRAWWMLDVAALNEAIATGKIRDQRGQTPDGLLEAGQQYRAMLDALLQETGVPLSQCVLAGFSQGSMVSTEVALQLPEPPAALAIWSGTLLCEERWGALADQSARFPVQQSHGTQDPILPFDGAIWLKEMLEQRDYAVDFTEFVGPHTIPQPALDKFGSLLADLTSSL, encoded by the coding sequence ATGGCTCTCACAACTCGTACCTTCGGTCCTCTCAGCTGCCAGATCTATGATCAGCTTCCCGCTGAGACGAAACCTCAAATCATCGTGGTCGTCTCACACGGATTTGGTGCCCCCGGTGACGACCTGGTTCCTTTAGGTCCGGAAATTCTTCGACAGAATGCGGCGCTCGCGGACAAAGTTCAATTCGTCTTTCCCGCAGCCCCCCTCTCTCTGATTGAGATGGGAATTCCCGGTGGACGTGCCTGGTGGATGCTGGATGTCGCCGCTCTGAATGAAGCAATCGCAACCGGGAAAATCCGAGATCAGCGCGGTCAGACTCCGGATGGACTGCTGGAAGCGGGTCAACAGTATCGTGCGATGCTCGATGCACTGCTGCAGGAAACAGGCGTCCCTCTGTCTCAGTGCGTGCTTGCCGGGTTTTCACAAGGTTCGATGGTATCCACAGAAGTGGCTCTGCAGCTGCCTGAGCCCCCAGCCGCACTGGCGATCTGGTCAGGCACCCTGCTTTGTGAAGAACGCTGGGGTGCTCTGGCGGATCAATCAGCCCGGTTTCCCGTTCAGCAGAGTCATGGCACCCAGGACCCGATTCTGCCTTTCGATGGGGCGATCTGGCTGAAAGAGATGCTGGAACAGCGGGACTATGCGGTCGATTTCACGGAATTCGTGGGTCCGCACACCATCCCACAGCCCGCACTGGACAAATTCGGCAGTCTGCTTGCTGATCTGACGAGCAGTCTTTGA
- a CDS encoding ABC transporter ATP-binding protein has product MIETRNLTKRYGNLVAVNNINLNLGEGDVFGFIGPNGSGKTTTMRMIATLLSPDYGEAYVCGKSIYTHPEEIRRLVGFMPDFFGVYDDMTVIEYLEFFASAYRIKGPQRRKVCEEKLELVDMTFKRDAMVNQLSRGQTQRIGLARVLLHEPQVLLLDEPASGLDPRARIEIRNLLKRLGEMKKTVIVSSHILPELADVCTRVGMIEKGNLIVDDNVDEVMKKARQRILLHVAVTENTDKAAALLEKHPQVSQLEIKKDEMLVTLQNDVKDYTFIPSLLIGEGFQLKLFREEEINLETAFMELTKGLVQ; this is encoded by the coding sequence GTGATTGAAACACGTAATTTAACCAAACGCTACGGTAACCTGGTTGCCGTGAATAATATCAATCTGAACCTGGGTGAAGGTGATGTCTTCGGTTTTATCGGCCCCAACGGTTCGGGCAAGACCACGACCATGCGGATGATCGCCACCCTGCTCAGTCCGGACTATGGCGAAGCCTATGTCTGCGGGAAATCGATCTATACACATCCCGAGGAAATCCGTCGCCTGGTCGGCTTCATGCCCGACTTCTTCGGCGTCTATGACGACATGACCGTGATCGAATACCTCGAGTTTTTCGCCTCGGCTTATCGCATCAAAGGGCCCCAGCGCCGCAAGGTCTGCGAAGAGAAACTGGAACTGGTCGATATGACCTTCAAACGGGATGCGATGGTCAATCAGCTTTCCCGCGGCCAGACTCAGCGAATCGGGCTGGCACGTGTGCTGCTGCATGAACCACAGGTGCTGCTCCTCGACGAACCTGCCAGTGGTCTCGACCCCCGTGCCCGTATCGAGATTCGTAACCTGCTCAAACGACTGGGGGAAATGAAGAAGACTGTGATCGTTTCCAGTCACATTCTGCCCGAACTGGCAGACGTGTGTACGCGGGTCGGCATGATCGAAAAAGGGAACCTGATCGTTGACGACAACGTCGATGAGGTCATGAAGAAGGCACGTCAGCGGATCCTGCTGCATGTCGCGGTGACTGAGAACACCGACAAGGCAGCAGCCCTGCTGGAAAAACATCCCCAGGTTTCCCAGTTGGAAATCAAGAAAGATGAGATGCTGGTGACGCTGCAGAATGATGTGAAGGACTATACCTTCATTCCCTCTCTGCTGATCGGAGAAGGCTTCCAGCTCAAGTTGTTCCGCGAAGAGGAAATCAACCTCGAAACCGCCTTCATGGAACTGACCAAAGGCCTCGTTCAGTAA
- a CDS encoding carboxylesterase family protein, translating into MLRKMLPGALALLMLMSGASIEAEEKAQSGKQGAAELKTTIPVNMDYLIYLPENYDEKEKWPLMLFLHGAGERGDNLDLVTVHGPPKLIKNGKQFPFIVVSPQCPEEQLWQPVELTALLNDIEKKYKVDKDRIYVTGLSMGGFGTWSLAAYTPYRFAALVPICGGGEKFWVKKIKHVPIWVFHGAKDGAVPLERSQTLVDVLKKEKADVSFTIYPEAGHDSWTETYNNPEVYEWLLKQKRKPEKEVRAAEAKAEAERKAKREAAKKKK; encoded by the coding sequence ATGTTGCGAAAAATGTTACCAGGAGCACTGGCACTGCTCATGCTGATGAGCGGGGCTTCCATCGAGGCGGAAGAAAAAGCACAGTCGGGCAAGCAGGGGGCTGCAGAGCTCAAAACCACGATTCCGGTCAACATGGATTACCTGATCTATCTGCCTGAGAATTACGATGAGAAAGAAAAGTGGCCCTTAATGCTGTTTCTGCACGGTGCCGGAGAGCGGGGAGATAATCTGGATCTGGTGACGGTTCACGGTCCACCCAAGCTGATCAAGAACGGAAAGCAGTTCCCCTTCATCGTGGTTTCACCCCAGTGTCCCGAAGAGCAACTCTGGCAGCCGGTGGAACTGACGGCCCTGTTGAATGACATTGAAAAGAAGTACAAAGTCGACAAAGACCGGATTTATGTAACCGGTCTGAGTATGGGAGGCTTCGGTACCTGGTCCCTGGCCGCCTATACCCCTTACCGGTTCGCGGCCCTGGTGCCGATTTGCGGCGGTGGCGAAAAATTCTGGGTCAAGAAAATCAAACACGTTCCCATCTGGGTTTTCCACGGAGCGAAAGATGGCGCTGTGCCACTGGAACGTTCGCAGACCCTGGTCGATGTGCTCAAGAAAGAAAAGGCCGATGTTTCGTTTACGATCTATCCGGAAGCCGGACACGATTCCTGGACGGAAACCTACAACAACCCCGAGGTTTACGAATGGCTGCTGAAGCAGAAACGCAAACCCGAAAAGGAAGTCAGAGCTGCGGAAGCGAAAGCAGAAGCCGAACGCAAAGCGAAGCGTGAAGCAGCAAAAAAGAAGAAGTAG
- a CDS encoding HEAT repeat domain-containing protein, whose translation MSEVRRSHQKWLAWTLPLLVCAALSGCQKSLLQNVSETPVVTAFKEVETFKPEIPAELEGLNVYLSQDLWVKNHHWSPYDEWKTLRDLKTTELSAPHNHRWLFGVKQDSSPLQQVAQAIETTDKSAKAEQVADDTTPEKSAGTEKPTAPKNNSAAESWSFNALHDFFHREEDNEPAHKSQKIAALQQLAAHDTLAGWNATILWATLAPRTAADTIPTLEKLVCEADKRSDSESKSDKKKKASVSPGIRLAALNGLSLVLAHADALPIETKQRLTQLLSRPDISFKLRGELYRSLSRFMPPAQITSMNQSMDITDSSALPPKELRRAALEGCIMHGLWFYAEPDQFSHRTAASQQPRPYQSSAWPENIMQVRWDPDAIIRWNFGYWAAVVRHPDAEAILTAQLKDADLLVQNKAIRNLGLLGSDSALRMLKQQSTRPQETARVAAATGLSSWGPVYLAGLGDDSSSAVRLAVAEGLGQSPTADAALQLKSLINDRSTEVQLTVIESIRHWPDELAIPLLLEGIKEGVFKTRRASVLQLTERTGVGGIISIEASREERAAAIQSLVQSGQLPGGFWTQLMQKGIHQESRVNQGRVAELQAYFQQLINQSPDAPGWKHAFQELTQLTPEEVNQLEKMILETSVAIPEEVYSDLLPKLDTNYAALQQLNSSHVTDRRQAAQQLFMSSQKSSLNPVIVKRLRTMMSREQDRLVWRIVMESISRDSYEEAAQLALLAINHNWPDIRVLGCEYFGAHGIPQYAPWVLPLLNDSNHSVQLAAIRALGHCHNPIAINGVQTDEQNPSRPASLRNLLTHSNQRVRFETVVALSHLGDFQGMQELVRLSNDTRSAVRRDAVREMGESGQTRFVEPLIQMAWTERNSSTLEEILSSLGRLVPPSDQPAELKTVSSPSEQAKIWMNWWQTQHSGASSRLFTGS comes from the coding sequence GTGTCAGAGGTTCGTCGAAGTCATCAAAAATGGCTGGCGTGGACTCTCCCGCTTCTGGTCTGCGCGGCACTCTCTGGATGTCAGAAAAGTCTGTTACAAAACGTCAGTGAAACGCCGGTCGTGACTGCCTTCAAAGAGGTAGAGACCTTCAAACCAGAGATCCCCGCCGAACTGGAAGGCTTAAACGTTTATCTCTCCCAGGATCTGTGGGTCAAAAACCATCACTGGTCTCCGTACGACGAATGGAAAACGCTTCGCGATTTGAAAACGACCGAACTCTCTGCACCACACAACCATCGCTGGCTGTTTGGCGTCAAACAGGACAGCTCCCCCCTGCAGCAGGTCGCGCAAGCTATCGAAACGACTGATAAGTCAGCAAAAGCAGAACAGGTCGCAGACGATACCACACCAGAGAAATCAGCTGGGACTGAGAAACCGACTGCCCCCAAAAATAACTCAGCAGCAGAGAGCTGGTCGTTCAATGCCCTGCATGACTTCTTCCACCGGGAAGAAGACAACGAACCAGCGCATAAGTCACAGAAAATTGCCGCCCTGCAGCAGCTGGCTGCACACGATACACTGGCAGGCTGGAACGCAACCATCCTCTGGGCCACCCTGGCCCCCCGGACTGCGGCCGACACCATTCCGACGCTGGAGAAGCTGGTCTGTGAAGCGGATAAGCGTTCGGACTCCGAATCAAAATCTGATAAGAAAAAGAAAGCCAGCGTTTCGCCAGGCATACGACTCGCTGCATTGAATGGTCTCTCACTTGTACTGGCACATGCAGACGCGCTGCCTATTGAGACTAAGCAACGCCTGACCCAACTGCTTTCGCGTCCTGATATTTCCTTCAAGCTGCGAGGGGAACTGTATCGCAGCCTGTCACGTTTCATGCCGCCTGCTCAAATCACATCCATGAACCAGTCGATGGATATCACTGACAGCAGCGCATTGCCACCGAAGGAACTTCGCCGGGCGGCCCTGGAAGGCTGTATCATGCACGGCCTCTGGTTTTATGCGGAACCCGATCAGTTTTCCCATCGCACTGCAGCCTCACAACAACCGCGTCCTTACCAGTCTTCTGCCTGGCCTGAGAATATCATGCAGGTTCGCTGGGATCCGGATGCCATCATCCGTTGGAACTTCGGCTACTGGGCGGCCGTGGTTCGTCATCCCGACGCCGAAGCCATCCTGACCGCACAGCTCAAAGACGCTGATCTGCTGGTACAGAACAAAGCAATCAGAAACCTGGGACTGCTGGGCAGCGACTCTGCCCTACGTATGTTGAAACAGCAATCCACCCGCCCCCAGGAAACAGCACGTGTCGCCGCTGCGACGGGCCTGAGTTCCTGGGGTCCGGTTTACCTGGCTGGCCTGGGAGATGACAGCTCCTCTGCCGTACGCCTGGCGGTCGCCGAAGGTCTGGGGCAGTCTCCCACGGCTGATGCCGCCTTGCAACTGAAGTCCCTGATCAATGACCGCAGCACCGAAGTACAACTCACCGTGATTGAATCGATCCGACACTGGCCAGACGAACTGGCAATCCCACTCCTGCTGGAAGGGATTAAGGAAGGCGTCTTCAAAACACGCCGCGCCAGTGTGCTGCAGCTGACTGAACGGACTGGTGTCGGCGGGATCATCTCCATCGAAGCCTCACGTGAAGAACGGGCAGCCGCCATCCAGTCACTGGTGCAGTCGGGACAACTTCCCGGCGGATTCTGGACGCAGTTGATGCAGAAGGGAATCCATCAGGAATCCCGCGTGAATCAGGGACGTGTCGCAGAACTGCAGGCTTACTTCCAACAGTTGATCAACCAGAGCCCCGACGCTCCCGGCTGGAAACACGCTTTCCAGGAGTTGACCCAGTTGACACCTGAAGAAGTCAATCAGCTGGAGAAGATGATTCTGGAGACATCGGTTGCCATCCCGGAAGAGGTATACAGCGACCTGCTTCCCAAACTCGATACAAATTACGCGGCACTCCAGCAGTTGAACAGTTCGCATGTCACCGACCGTCGTCAGGCGGCCCAGCAACTGTTTATGAGCTCACAGAAATCTTCGCTCAATCCGGTGATCGTCAAACGTCTGCGTACCATGATGTCCCGGGAACAGGACCGGCTCGTCTGGCGGATTGTGATGGAATCGATCTCCCGAGACAGCTATGAAGAGGCCGCCCAGCTTGCCCTGCTGGCAATCAACCACAACTGGCCTGACATTCGGGTGCTGGGCTGCGAGTATTTTGGTGCTCACGGAATTCCCCAGTATGCCCCCTGGGTCTTACCCCTGTTGAATGACAGCAACCATTCCGTGCAACTGGCGGCTATTCGAGCGCTGGGGCACTGCCATAATCCCATCGCCATCAATGGGGTTCAAACGGACGAACAAAACCCGTCGCGACCGGCGTCTCTGCGGAACCTGTTAACCCATTCAAATCAACGCGTCCGTTTTGAAACCGTAGTCGCCTTGAGCCACCTGGGCGACTTTCAGGGCATGCAGGAACTGGTGCGTCTTTCCAACGACACCCGCAGTGCAGTCAGGCGGGACGCCGTGCGGGAAATGGGTGAATCGGGGCAGACGCGCTTCGTAGAACCACTGATCCAGATGGCCTGGACCGAACGTAACTCTTCCACCCTGGAAGAGATTCTGAGCAGCCTGGGCAGACTGGTTCCCCCATCCGATCAACCAGCGGAATTGAAGACGGTTTCCAGCCCCAGCGAACAGGCAAAAATCTGGATGAACTGGTGGCAAACTCAGCACTCGGGGGCCAGTTCGCGGCTGTTTACAGGGAGTTAA